The DNA region CTTAAGCTTGTTACAAATAACACAATTAATATGATGAAAATATACCACCTTTTCACTACCATCCCTCCAATACTTTTTGATTAATAAAACTGGCGCCAGCAGAAAATACTAATTTATTTATCATTTTATCAAAAAAAAAAAAAAAAAGTAAATAAACTCGTGGTAAAATTTCCGCAAATTTTATATTTCTAAAATTCAATAAATTTACAGTATTAATATATCATTTGATATATTAATATAGTTAATTTTTTGTTTTATATAGTTTAATAAAAACATGGATAAAGATGGATATTGAACAAATTTTTTACCTTAAAGTGATTATTGGCAGAAAAATTTATAATACCTTTAAATGGTAAAATAAAAATGTATTTGTCAAGTAAACAGTTGTTCTTTCTAAAAATTACTTGAAAATTTTTATTAAACTCTTCATTATTACACTATTTAAAACAAAAAGATTTATTATTTCTAGATATTTATTATAATTCAGATGATATAAATGTTGTATTTGTTTTTTATCAAGTAAAATTATAAAGAACCAAAAAGAAATAAAAACAACAGACGCTTTGCGTCAGCACATAGTATTAATTATTTTAATAATAAAGTAAGAAATTATATATAAAAAGTATAAAAAGAAATAAAAACAAGTGACGCAAAGCGTCACTTGTTTTTTAAAGCTATAGTATAAATTTCTCTAATTTCTTTTTCTTCTAATTTTTTCAATTTTCCCATAGGACTACTTTGAATAGCATTTTCTACCAATCTTTCAATATCCTTTTCTGTCGCTCCAATTTCCTTTAAAGATATTGGTTGTCCTATTCTTTTATACCATTCTTTTAACGCTTGAATACCTAAATTAGCATCTATAGCAGCATTTCCTGTGTCAATATTGAATATTTCTTTTGCGAATCTATCAAACTTCTCAATATATTCATTTTTTACGTATTCTAGCCATGCTGGAAATATTATAGCTAAACCTTCCCCATGAGCTATATCAAATAATGCAGATACTGAATGTTCTAAAGTATGACTTGCCCAATCTCCACCATTAGAACCCGCTCGTAATAATCCATTTAATGCTAAAGTTGCACTCCAGGCAAGATTTGAACGAGCATTATAGTCTTTAGGATTTTCTAATAAAATTTCTGTGTTTTTTATTACAGTTCTAATAATTCCTTCTGCAATTTGATCTTGAATTTCAGTATCTTTAGTTCCATCAAAATAATATTCCATTACATGACTTATTGCATCTACCGCACCATTAATGGTTTGTTTTTCTGGCAAAGAATATTGTGCTGTTGGATCTATAATGGATACTTTTGGATATAATTCTTTCGATGAAGTTGCCCATTTTTGTTTGGTTTCTTCTTTTGTTATTACAGAATTACCATTCATTTCAGAACCAGTAGCTGATAATGTTAAAACGCTAAATAAAGGCAAAGCTTTTTTTATGATATATTTTTTTGAATATGCATCCCATATATCACCATCATAATAAAAGCCACCAGCTATAGCTTTTGCAGAATCTATTACACTACCACCACCAACTGCAAGTATTCCATCAACATTGTGTTCTTTTGCGAATTTTATACCCTCATATACCTTAGATAATCTTGGATTAGGCTTTACTCCAGAAACTTCAATCCATTCAATATTATATTCTTTTAAAGAATTTATAACCTGATCATAAACACCGTTTCTTTTTATTGAACCACTTCCATAATGCAATAAAATTTTATTGAGACCAAATTTTTTAATTTCCTCGCCAATTTTGCTTATAGTATTTTCTCCAAAAATTATTTTTGTAGGATTATAAAAAACAAAATTTTTCATACAATCACCTCCATGTTTTATTCGTATAACTAATTATATTATATCACAAAATTTTATAATTTCTACATTTTTTGTAAGAAATAAAACGTTGGAGTTTGTAGAAATATAGTTGATAGTATTTAACTTTTTTGAATAGTCCAATTATTTAATATTATTCTAAAATTCCATTTTTTTTCTTCAAAAGGCTGAAAAGTGAGAAATTTTTGGTATTTTTTTGCAATTTCTAGAGAATCATAAAAACCATTGGATGGTTCTAAAGCACAATTAAACTGATTTTTGAAACCACATTCATTTTTCCATATACCTAAATAGGGAACTTCGGGGAATTCTATAGTATATAATAATTTGTTGTTATTTAGAGTTAAACCAGCAGATGTAACTTTATCTATTAAATAGAATTTTTCAGTATTTTTAGAGCTTTTTGGTAAAAATTTATTTAATCTATAATTATTGTATTCAGGGTAAGAACATATGTTTTCCACGTTACCAAGAAATTTGCTTTTATGTACATTTATAACTTTTTTAACGTTTAATATTATTTCGCTATTTTCATCGATAGCGATTAAACCGTGAAATGTCCAAAATCCTCTAAATATATTATTAGATAAATTTTTTACAGAATAAGCCAAAAAAATTTTATTTTTTTCTAAGTGGATTGTTCGTTTGAAAATATAATTAAATTTGGGGCTTATTACTTCACAATGAATATTATTATTTTTTTTATAACAGTTCCATGGAATAGACCATAATTCTCCATGATCTGGTAAAATTTCGCCGAAATATTCTTCAAATGGATATTTCCCTTTATCTACGTTTGGAAACATTTCATCGATTCCTGAAGTATCATAATTTTCAAAAGGATCTCCGTATTTAGGTAATTTATATTCAGTAGTTCTAAATAAAACTTCAAAACTCTGTGGTTTATAAAAAATAGAAGCAATTTTAGCTCCTAAATCAGGAAATAGTTTCAAACTAATAAAATTGTTTTCTAAACAGATAATCCTCACGATATCATCTCCGAAATTGAATAAAAGCGATGCGTAAAGCATCGCTTTTATTATTTTTTATTTGCTTTTGCTGCAATATTTAAAGACCATGCTAAACCACCAAATAATACAACTCCAGCAAAAATCATAAAGAATATAGCGCTTCCAGACATATTTTAGCCCCCTTATTCTTCTTCAATAGTAATTTTCGTCACTTTTTCACTATATTTATCATCTTTTGAAGGTAATTTTGAGAATATAAATGCTATTATTGGTACAATTAGGAAAATAATAAAGCCAACAGTTAGTGCCCATGATTCATAACCACCATATGGATTTTTAATTTCATCTGCTATATTTAACCCTAATATAGCAATTAATACAATAGGGATAATGTATTTTAAAGAAATATCAAACCATTTGCCAATTTTTATTTCAGATACTGAATTTATATATTCTCTCAGATTTTCTGCTCCTAATACCCAACCAATAATGATGGATTCTAAAATACCAACAACCAATAATGCGTATGTACCCATGAAATGATCTATAATATCTAACCAATACAAACCACCCTGAGTTGCAAATAAAAGACCAAAAATAAAGCCTAATATTGAGAATCCGATTAAAAATGATTTTTTATTAACTTTGAATTTATCTCCAGCAGCAGCTTCTATAGCTTCTACTAAAGAGAAGGCAGAATCAATTCCTAATGTTAATAACATTATGAAGAAAGCTAAACCTATAATCGATTGAACTATAACTCCACCGGGAATCAATGATATTGCCTGTGGATAAACAACAAATGCCAACCCAACTCCACCACTAACAACTTTGTCTACAGGTACGCTCATTTGTTGAGCCATATAACCTAAAACAGAGAATACAGCGATACCGGCTAAAAATGATGTAGCAGAATTACCAAGGGCAGTAATAATAGCATTATTTGCAACATCATTCTTTTTATCATTGTAACTTCCGTATGCTATCATAATACCAAATGCAACACTTAATGAGAAGAAAATTTGCCCAAAAGCATTAGCCCAAACTCTTGGATCGCCTAATTTTGAAAAGTTTGGTTCAAATAAGAAATTTAAACCTGTAGCTGCTCCTGGTAATGTAACGCCTCTAATTCCTAAAAGTAATAATAAAATTACTGGTAATGGAACTGTCCACATAACTGTTTTTCCAACAGATTCTGTACCTTTTCTTAATATTAAATATATCCATAACCATGAAATAAGAAGTCCGATAACAATAGGCCATCTCAATCCGCCGAGTTGCCCTGGGCCATCGGTTAATTTTAAGAAATCACCGAAAAAAAATCCCTTTGGATCATCTTTCCACGCAGTTCCTAATGAAAAATATAAATAGTTAAATATCCATGCCATAATTACATTATAATAAAAAGTAATTATAGCTCCAGTAATTACTGCCCACCAACCAATTGCTTCAGCACTTTTATTTATTTTCCCTAAAGCCTTTGGAGCACTACTTTGAAGGCCCTGACCTATTCCGAATTCAGCCATCAAAATTGGAATACCGGCTAAAAATAAAGCAACGAAATATGGAATATAAAAAGCTCCGCCACCATTTGAATAAGCCATGTAAGGGAATCTCCATGCATTACCTAATCCAGCAGCTGACCCGATGGCAGCTAAAACAAACGCCCACCTTGAACCCCACTTTTGTCTTGCCACAAAACCACTCCTTCCATATTAAAATAAAAAAAATAATATTGCATTTATATATATTTTATTACTATTTATAGTTTTAAATAACAAAAAGCATGAAAAATATTTCATATATGTTAATCAATTATATAATACCATAATTTGACTGTAAAGTCAATATCTGGCATAAAAAAAAGTGTTTTTATAGCAAGAAAAATTAACTTGACATAATATGAATTTTATGATATAATTATCATTGGCAACCTTGAAATTGGGTTGCCGTTTTTTCAATTTAAGGAGATGATATGATGCTATGGATAATATTAATATCTTTTTTGGTTGGTATGTTTTTAGGGATGAAAGGAAAGTTATTGTTTATAAAAAGATATAAACCAGTTACCTATATTACAGTTCTATTGTTATTTTTTATGGGGTTTGAAATAGGTTCAGATCAAGATTTAATATCAAAATTATCAGAAATAGGATATTTATCATTATATATAGCTTTATTTTCAATTGCTGGAAGTATGATTTTAACAACAATATATGAAAAATTTTTTAGGGGGAATAGTAAATGATTTTATTACTTAGTTCTGTTATTATGGGTATTTTAAGTGGATACTTTTTTAAATTTAGTATTCCAGGAAATTTAATAACTGTGTTATTAATGTTGCTTGTTTTTACTGTTGGTGTTGATATTGGATCTGAAGAAAATATTTTATTTAAAATAAAAAAGAGTTTGAAAACTATATTTATTCAATCATTTTTAATAATTGTTGGTAGCCTTTTTTTTGGAGGTTTAGTTTCTTTGTTTACTAATTTAACATTTAAAGAAGCAGCAGGTGCTTCAGCTGGTTTGGGATGGTATTCTTTATCTGGAATAATGATAAGTTCCTTACACTCCCCATTTTTGGGAGCCGTATCTTTTACTACAAATGTTATAAGAGAAGTGTTAGGGATTATTTTAATTCCGATTTATTCAAAATTTTCACAATTAGGAGCTATTTCTATAGGTGGTGCAACAACTATGGATACGTTACTGGGGGTAGTTTCTAAAAGTACCAATAAAGAAAATACATTAATAGGATTCGGACAAGGAGTAGTTTTATCAGTTGCGATACCTATACTTATCTCTTTAATTTTTTAGAATATATTATTTATTCAATTTTATCAACACCATTTGAACTTTCTACCTTAAAATAATGGAGTTTTATGTTAAATTTTTTTTCATATTGATAGGATAAATCATTAATATAGTATTCGATTTTATTCTTTTTAGAAAGAATCAAAACAGAACCGCCAAACCCCCCGCCAACAATTCGAGCTCCGCATATTTTATTTTTTAAATATTCAACGATAAAATCTATTTCTTCACAGGAGACTTCGTATAAATTTTTTAAACTTTCATGGGATTCAAATAAATATTCTCCTATAATTTCAATATTCCCCATTTTTAGAGCATCTACAGTTTTTAATACTCTATTATTTTCGTCAAGAATATGTTTTGCTCTTTTATATAAAATATTATCCAGAAAATATAGATCATCATATGACACATCTTTAAAAGTTTTTTTGTTTAATTTTTCAAGTACCAGATTACATTGCTTTTTTCTAATATTGTATTCTGTGTTTCCTAATTCATGTTTCACCCCGGAATTTATAATATAAAAATTATAATCTTTTAAATTTAAGGGGATATATTCATATTTTTTTGTGAATGTATCTATTAGTAAAGCATTTTTTTCTTTTGAGAGAGCAGAAGCATATTGATCCATAATACCGCAATTTAAACCAATATATTGATTTTCAACTTTCCATGAAATTTTTGCTATCTCTTCTTTTGTTAAATTTAAATTAAATATGTCATTAATGGCATATGCAGAAACAATTTCCAGAGCAGCAGAACTGGAAAGCCCTGCACCAATTGGTAATGTTGAATCAATATGAAATTTCATAGGAGGTATATCAGAATACTTTTTTTTGATTTCTAGTATAATACCAATAATATAATCTGCCCAAGTATTAGTTTTTCTTAATTCGTTTATGGATATTTCTTGATTTAAATTTTTTGAATGAAATAAAAATTTATCTGATTTTTTTATATCTAAAAAAATATATTTATTTATTGCAAAAGGTAATACATATCCATCATTATAATCAGTATGTTCTCCTATTATATTAATTCTTCCTGGAGCTTTATATTTCATTTTATCTCCACCTTTATATTTTTCAATTGTTCTGCCGCCTTTTCAGGATCAACAGGGTTTATAAAAGCCCATGTTCCACTTTCTACACTGGCAATCCATTTTATTAAATTCGGACCTCTCATTGGAGAGATAAATTCTACATGGAAATGAAAGAAATGTGTACTCTTGTTTATATTAAAAGGTTTTTGAAAAAACATCATCATATAAGGAAATGGAGTATCAAATAATTTATTATATTTATTTGTAATAACTTTTAGAACAAGGGCGAATTCTTTCTTTTCTTTGTTTGATAATTCATAAATTGTTTCAATATGTCTTTTTGGATAAATGTGTACTTCATATGGATAACGAGCGTAAAAAGGAACTAAGGCAATAAAATTTTCTGTGTCATATATGATTCTTTCATTTATTTTAATTTCTTCTTTGATAATTTCACATATAGTACAGGTTTTCTTTTCAACATACCATTTTTCCATGGATTGCATTTTTGCTTTTATTCTTGGAGGCAAAAAAGGAAATGCATATAATTGTCCGTGAGGGTGTGGCAAAGTAGCTCCAACTTCTTTCCCTTTGTTTTCAAAAATAAATATATATTTTATAAAGTCATATTTTGAAAGTGTTAAAGTTCTATCAGCCCACATATTTATTAATTTTTCAATTTGTTTTATTGACATTTTGGATAACTCAGAATTATGTTCTTTGGTATATACAATAACTTCACAAAAACCTTGAGATTTCTCTTTAATTAAAACTTTACTTTTATTTTCAATTTCCGGTGCATCTTTTTTTAATGCC from Marinitoga sp. 1197 includes:
- a CDS encoding iron-containing alcohol dehydrogenase: MKNFVFYNPTKIIFGENTISKIGEEIKKFGLNKILLHYGSGSIKRNGVYDQVINSLKEYNIEWIEVSGVKPNPRLSKVYEGIKFAKEHNVDGILAVGGGSVIDSAKAIAGGFYYDGDIWDAYSKKYIIKKALPLFSVLTLSATGSEMNGNSVITKEETKQKWATSSKELYPKVSIIDPTAQYSLPEKQTINGAVDAISHVMEYYFDGTKDTEIQDQIAEGIIRTVIKNTEILLENPKDYNARSNLAWSATLALNGLLRAGSNGGDWASHTLEHSVSALFDIAHGEGLAIIFPAWLEYVKNEYIEKFDRFAKEIFNIDTGNAAIDANLGIQALKEWYKRIGQPISLKEIGATEKDIERLVENAIQSSPMGKLKKLEEKEIREIYTIALKNK
- a CDS encoding MetS family NSS transporter small subunit, whose protein sequence is MSGSAIFFMIFAGVVLFGGLAWSLNIAAKANKK
- a CDS encoding sodium-dependent transporter — protein: MARQKWGSRWAFVLAAIGSAAGLGNAWRFPYMAYSNGGGAFYIPYFVALFLAGIPILMAEFGIGQGLQSSAPKALGKINKSAEAIGWWAVITGAIITFYYNVIMAWIFNYLYFSLGTAWKDDPKGFFFGDFLKLTDGPGQLGGLRWPIVIGLLISWLWIYLILRKGTESVGKTVMWTVPLPVILLLLLGIRGVTLPGAATGLNFLFEPNFSKLGDPRVWANAFGQIFFSLSVAFGIMIAYGSYNDKKNDVANNAIITALGNSATSFLAGIAVFSVLGYMAQQMSVPVDKVVSGGVGLAFVVYPQAISLIPGGVIVQSIIGLAFFIMLLTLGIDSAFSLVEAIEAAAGDKFKVNKKSFLIGFSILGFIFGLLFATQGGLYWLDIIDHFMGTYALLVVGILESIIIGWVLGAENLREYINSVSEIKIGKWFDISLKYIIPIVLIAILGLNIADEIKNPYGGYESWALTVGFIIFLIVPIIAFIFSKLPSKDDKYSEKVTKITIEEE
- a CDS encoding LysO family transporter codes for the protein MLWIILISFLVGMFLGMKGKLLFIKRYKPVTYITVLLLFFMGFEIGSDQDLISKLSEIGYLSLYIALFSIAGSMILTTIYEKFFRGNSK
- a CDS encoding lysine exporter LysO family protein — encoded protein: MILLLSSVIMGILSGYFFKFSIPGNLITVLLMLLVFTVGVDIGSEENILFKIKKSLKTIFIQSFLIIVGSLFFGGLVSLFTNLTFKEAAGASAGLGWYSLSGIMISSLHSPFLGAVSFTTNVIREVLGIILIPIYSKFSQLGAISIGGATTMDTLLGVVSKSTNKENTLIGFGQGVVLSVAIPILISLIF
- a CDS encoding galactokinase — protein: MKYKAPGRINIIGEHTDYNDGYVLPFAINKYIFLDIKKSDKFLFHSKNLNQEISINELRKTNTWADYIIGIILEIKKKYSDIPPMKFHIDSTLPIGAGLSSSAALEIVSAYAINDIFNLNLTKEEIAKISWKVENQYIGLNCGIMDQYASALSKEKNALLIDTFTKKYEYIPLNLKDYNFYIINSGVKHELGNTEYNIRKKQCNLVLEKLNKKTFKDVSYDDLYFLDNILYKRAKHILDENNRVLKTVDALKMGNIEIIGEYLFESHESLKNLYEVSCEEIDFIVEYLKNKICGARIVGGGFGGSVLILSKKNKIEYYINDLSYQYEKKFNIKLHYFKVESSNGVDKIE
- the galT gene encoding galactose-1-phosphate uridylyltransferase, which translates into the protein MFERRYNPITDEWVMISSSRQKRPNLPENSCPICPGVLELPAEYDLVSFENRFPALKKDAPEIENKSKVLIKEKSQGFCEVIVYTKEHNSELSKMSIKQIEKLINMWADRTLTLSKYDFIKYIFIFENKGKEVGATLPHPHGQLYAFPFLPPRIKAKMQSMEKWYVEKKTCTICEIIKEEIKINERIIYDTENFIALVPFYARYPYEVHIYPKRHIETIYELSNKEKKEFALVLKVITNKYNKLFDTPFPYMMMFFQKPFNINKSTHFFHFHVEFISPMRGPNLIKWIASVESGTWAFINPVDPEKAAEQLKNIKVEIK